In Streptococcus parasuis, the following proteins share a genomic window:
- a CDS encoding IS66-like element short variant transposase, with the protein MGRKASLKKKLTYPVETETITYKRKKAKGVRQAIFSQFTPEIIHHELQGEDCTCPDCHGQLKEIGSTVQRQELVFIPAQLKRIDHVQHAYKCQACSQKNLSDKIIKAPVPKAPLAHSLGSASIIAHTIHQKFNLKVPNYRQEEDWHKLGLPISRKEIANWHIKSSQYYFEPIYDLLHEKLLEQPILHADETSYKVLENDSQLTFYWTFLSGKHEKKGITLYHHDKRRSSLVVEKFLGNYAGYVHCDMWSAYRQLDKAQLVGCWAHVRRKFFEATPKKTNKTSLGAKGLAYCDRLFALENDWADLSTEERLHKRQTELAPLMDEFFDWCRNQAVLPGSKLGTAIEYSLNYETTFRTVLSDGDLVLSNNMAERAMKTLVMGRKNWLFSQSFEGAKSTAVILSLLETAKRHGLDAEKYMNYLLEHLPNEETLAKKEVLEAYLPWKEKIKRACK; encoded by the coding sequence TTGGGGAGGAAAGCCTCCCTGAAGAAGAAGCTGACTTACCCAGTTGAAACAGAAACAATTACCTATAAACGTAAGAAAGCTAAGGGAGTTCGTCAGGCTATTTTTAGTCAGTTCACTCCAGAGATTATTCATCATGAATTGCAGGGCGAAGACTGCACTTGTCCAGACTGTCATGGACAGTTGAAAGAGATTGGTTCTACTGTTCAACGGCAAGAGTTGGTCTTCATTCCCGCACAATTAAAGCGGATTGACCATGTTCAACACGCATACAAGTGTCAGGCTTGTAGTCAGAAGAATCTGAGCGATAAGATTATCAAGGCTCCAGTTCCTAAGGCACCTTTGGCACACAGCTTGGGTTCAGCTTCTATCATCGCCCATACTATTCATCAGAAGTTCAATCTTAAGGTGCCCAATTACCGCCAGGAAGAGGACTGGCATAAGCTTGGTCTGCCAATCAGTCGGAAGGAAATAGCCAACTGGCACATCAAGTCTAGTCAGTATTATTTCGAACCGATTTATGACCTGTTGCACGAGAAATTGTTGGAGCAGCCTATTCTCCATGCGGATGAGACCTCCTACAAGGTCTTAGAAAATGATAGCCAGTTAACCTTCTACTGGACCTTCTTGTCTGGGAAACATGAGAAAAAGGGCATCACCCTCTATCATCATGACAAACGACGGAGCAGCTTAGTTGTGGAGAAATTTCTTGGAAATTATGCGGGCTACGTTCATTGTGACATGTGGAGTGCTTATCGTCAGTTAGACAAGGCACAGCTGGTTGGCTGTTGGGCTCATGTTAGACGAAAGTTCTTTGAAGCGACTCCTAAGAAGACAAACAAGACTTCTTTAGGAGCCAAGGGTTTAGCCTACTGCGACCGCCTGTTTGCCTTAGAGAATGACTGGGCAGACTTGTCTACTGAGGAACGGCTACATAAACGTCAGACAGAGTTGGCTCCTTTGATGGACGAATTCTTTGACTGGTGTCGCAATCAGGCCGTTTTGCCAGGCTCCAAATTGGGCACTGCAATAGAATATAGCCTCAACTACGAAACCACTTTCCGAACCGTTCTCTCGGACGGTGACTTAGTCCTGTCTAACAATATGGCTGAGAGAGCAATGAAGACCTTAGTGATGGGCAGAAAAAATTGGCTTTTTTCTCAGAGCTTTGAGGGAGCCAAGTCGACAGCTGTCATTCTGAGTCTTTTGGAAACTGCTAAACGACACGGCCTTGATGCAGAAAAATATATGAACTATCTTCTAGAACACTTACCTAACGAGGAGACGCTCGCAAAAAAAGAGGTGCTAGAGGCTTATTTGCCATGGAAGGAAAAAATTAAAAGAGCTTGTAAATAG